A portion of the Mycoplasmopsis mustelae genome contains these proteins:
- a CDS encoding MAG3090 family protein, with amino-acid sequence MKRLLCLFKPVQNKTYPWVLRHPKVKDELARFKTRKDAMNWFLSLGYECATWFQTDQKVFGGIFISEGKDNNWSFEINVDKFDGNVVEKEVLEEFFVNVETGLRKSQEAEKFLKTVTDFKVVSDHKTYFPVDDEFVIERKKSAKDLEIEKLRELNEQLEKQANKQPVVITETKTEAPRVVEVEKVVEKVVEKVVEVEKVVEVEKVVYKKEREVVKFAFIGHLEPLKQLEVLAVYSAKVEKISTRFTEKQVTSPEELARVKKQLELVLTAAEALKKLLMNNEKATNLLKLISISLAKSVEKFAQIVVARTDIKFTPETFVYFVKTTGEKALLAQELSFVLFDKKHVAFLPETEYQFAIYEAEAKLETHLVVFADEKSAPVAAAVESLEATKKRFPYLFWTTFLLTLSLTILFLLVILLWVGEIPPLYPK; translated from the coding sequence ATGAAACGTTTATTATGTTTGTTTAAACCAGTGCAAAATAAAACTTATCCTTGGGTTTTAAGACATCCAAAAGTAAAGGACGAATTAGCTCGTTTTAAAACACGCAAGGACGCAATGAATTGATTTTTATCACTTGGTTATGAATGTGCTACCTGATTCCAAACTGATCAAAAAGTTTTTGGTGGAATTTTTATTTCAGAGGGAAAAGATAACAATTGATCATTTGAAATTAATGTTGATAAATTTGATGGAAATGTAGTTGAAAAAGAAGTTTTGGAAGAATTTTTTGTTAATGTTGAAACAGGTTTAAGAAAATCTCAAGAAGCTGAAAAATTTTTAAAAACAGTTACTGACTTTAAAGTTGTAAGTGATCACAAGACATATTTCCCAGTTGATGATGAATTTGTAATTGAAAGAAAAAAATCAGCAAAAGATTTAGAAATAGAAAAACTTCGTGAATTAAATGAGCAATTAGAAAAACAAGCAAACAAACAACCTGTTGTTATTACAGAAACCAAAACAGAAGCACCTAGAGTTGTTGAAGTCGAAAAAGTAGTCGAAAAAGTTGTTGAAAAAGTAGTAGAAGTAGAAAAAGTTGTTGAAGTTGAGAAGGTTGTTTATAAAAAAGAACGTGAAGTTGTTAAGTTCGCGTTTATCGGACATTTAGAACCATTGAAACAATTAGAAGTTCTAGCAGTCTATTCAGCAAAAGTTGAAAAAATCTCAACAAGATTTACTGAAAAACAAGTAACTTCACCCGAAGAATTAGCAAGAGTAAAAAAACAATTAGAACTTGTATTAACAGCAGCGGAAGCATTAAAAAAACTACTTATGAATAACGAAAAAGCAACTAATTTGTTAAAATTAATTTCTATTTCACTAGCAAAATCAGTAGAAAAATTCGCACAAATTGTAGTTGCAAGAACAGATATTAAATTTACTCCAGAAACTTTTGTATATTTTGTTAAAACAACTGGAGAAAAAGCCTTGCTAGCACAAGAATTATCATTTGTTTTATTTGATAAAAAACATGTTGCTTTTCTTCCTGAAACAGAATATCAATTTGCAATTTATGAAGCAGAGGCAAAACTTGAAACCCATTTAGTTGTATTTGCAGATGAAAAATCAGCACCAGTTGCTGCTGCGGTCGAATCATTAGAAGCTACTAAAAAAAGATTTCCTTATTTATTCTGAACCACATTTTTACTTACATTATCATTAACTATTTTATTCTTACTAGTAATTCTTCTATGGGTTGGAGAAATACCACCACTTTATCCAAAATAA
- a CDS encoding GIY-YIG nuclease family protein codes for MQNQNLILKKINDTVPETTGVYFWKNANNEIIYVGKAKNLKKRMKQYFEGHINSWLTPAMLDSIKDFEFKVCSSEKDAFLSELKFIKDFNPRYNIKLRYKRSYPYFIFRLNKGSLNIEISDDLTKKNIIYYFGPLTPNTDFSSFYDVLVNSFLYHNGQKIENKELTYWYEQLDIIKSIFKNKYPKFREEIFKKEMQFNSKLEFELAAKYKNALSFLDSLWQNQITEIKNTDTIDIFSFQKLNDKVFVALRSYQHGSLVLFDSFIRNWSGLINEFIENFITNFVANKKEKKSKINLDFKYKDENLIFDENINKRIVYPQKGIFKLIIDNLNENNQAQVDKYIKTHNNKNTKVVWTSLQADLNLDNIDKFIMFDNSFENNRDEIVGFVLARDQNGTIPSFYVTNNLSKLKKEYDIKSDVHFTYYNALIFIQKNLHKITNNDIFIADGGLAHINEIKQALYDMKLNNKVFGLIKDDKHKTKTLINDQNKKINISDQSFLFFADMQDKVDKYAKKHYRSLSNRKISIKQTLNIPGVGEKSIKVLIKHFKSFENIKNATQYQLSEIVNKTIASQIFEHFNKKK; via the coding sequence ATGCAAAATCAAAATTTAATACTTAAAAAAATTAATGACACCGTGCCTGAAACCACAGGTGTATATTTTTGAAAAAACGCAAATAATGAAATAATTTATGTTGGTAAAGCAAAAAATTTAAAAAAAAGAATGAAACAATATTTTGAAGGACATATAAATTCTTGACTAACTCCAGCTATGTTGGATTCTATTAAAGATTTTGAATTCAAAGTGTGTTCTAGTGAAAAAGATGCATTTTTATCTGAATTAAAATTTATCAAGGATTTTAATCCCCGTTATAATATTAAACTTAGATACAAACGTAGTTATCCATATTTTATCTTTAGATTAAATAAAGGATCATTAAATATAGAAATTAGCGACGATCTAACTAAAAAAAACATTATTTATTATTTTGGACCACTTACTCCTAATACTGATTTTTCCTCTTTTTATGATGTTTTAGTAAATTCTTTTTTATATCATAATGGCCAAAAAATTGAAAATAAAGAATTAACATATTGGTACGAGCAATTAGATATTATTAAAAGCATTTTTAAAAACAAATATCCAAAATTTCGTGAAGAAATTTTTAAAAAAGAAATGCAATTTAATTCAAAATTAGAATTTGAATTAGCTGCGAAATATAAAAATGCTTTATCTTTTTTAGATTCTTTATGGCAAAATCAAATTACAGAAATTAAAAATACTGATACAATAGATATTTTTTCTTTCCAAAAACTAAATGATAAAGTATTCGTCGCACTTCGCTCATATCAGCACGGTTCACTTGTTTTGTTTGATAGTTTTATAAGAAATTGAAGTGGATTAATAAATGAGTTTATAGAAAATTTTATTACTAACTTTGTAGCAAATAAAAAAGAAAAAAAGTCTAAAATTAATTTAGATTTTAAATATAAAGATGAAAATTTAATCTTTGATGAAAACATAAATAAACGAATCGTATACCCACAAAAAGGTATTTTTAAACTCATTATAGATAATTTAAATGAAAATAATCAAGCACAAGTGGATAAATACATAAAAACACATAATAATAAAAATACCAAAGTTGTTTGAACAAGTCTTCAAGCAGATTTAAACTTAGATAATATCGATAAATTTATTATGTTTGACAATTCATTCGAAAATAACCGCGATGAAATTGTGGGTTTTGTTCTAGCACGCGATCAAAACGGTACTATTCCTTCCTTTTACGTCACAAATAATCTGTCAAAATTAAAAAAAGAATATGATATCAAATCCGATGTTCATTTTACTTACTATAATGCATTAATTTTCATTCAAAAAAATCTACATAAAATTACAAATAACGATATTTTTATAGCCGATGGCGGTTTAGCGCACATTAATGAAATTAAACAGGCATTATATGATATGAAATTAAATAATAAAGTTTTTGGTTTAATTAAAGATGATAAACACAAAACTAAAACCCTAATCAACGATCAAAATAAAAAAATTAATATTAGCGATCAATCATTCTTATTTTTTGCAGATATGCAAGATAAAGTTGATAAATATGCCAAAAAACACTATCGCAGTTTATCGAATAGAAAAATTTCAATAAAACAAACATTAAACATTCCTGGTGTGGGTGAAAAAAGTATCAAGGTGCTTATTAAACATTTTAAATCTTTTGAAAACATCAAAAATGCAACTCAATATCAATTATCAGAAATTGTAAATAAAACAATTGCATCACAAATCTTTGAACATTTTAATAAAAAAAAATAA
- a CDS encoding MSC_0775 family lipoprotein, whose amino-acid sequence MKRLKKLFWLLSPLTTATVALAAACTNVKKKDSQNSDHKTGGNNPLVETKEPKKPEDIQQNLLQKEYQIASITNPTKTQNESLFLTKIEDFFQYNDVSEQVLKFKIETNASNITFKNLSSNNYIDDYLSFDKDTFINILKQNQLVNDEQTKKLSFKFDYHNIREDLNNKNNVVIPIKIETPIEGTDSKLQLYSEVTIPFYLKGIKLSTSDAKSYDQINKLFDELKTFLDTNQINVSLKDKNDASFETIKQFIDNKENAIYSFQDLNRKQLESMFTLDIPDLTALKEKYKNQTIKIFVNDVSFTHSKQFNQLSVKVRVANGIDNTLEVNKKLPFLNVGFDKIFTINFDPENTLLRDEKLKENLLAKPANSNIYNQNFEDLTDRDITVLPINNVFEYKKVSFQPTDYRNGWLTFIAKYNNKFIKLTKHIGVGKFAELFDTEFLKENTNAYNFEVDHLTFEDLPRVNASIYSVYGNKLFTGGYDQTRTFYTQGLQTPISVHVGEDYLTEQHTKILAPYDGEIVAVYYPHVNEQQIKTGAGVGTVMLIRVRLSKLNLSPKILQEYFGTYDLSDNRWVYIGFIHLDANLTLNNKQFDWTPITQTYGKRTFDIIESVSPKTPQKFNKGDTLAFIGSLETNGGWMPHVHVTTYANNTILLNDNDFSKELTKPNLYGDRVESYDPTKTNSNPTIARVDGVYIARVSDFVASKKPIYKVDPITGEPTKETVQDENLKWVSNPIQAFEIGRGVFNPNILFKLRGPQSFAFNLESFFVLSKKSK is encoded by the coding sequence ATGAAAAGATTAAAAAAACTATTTTGATTACTTTCTCCTTTAACTACTGCGACAGTTGCCTTAGCTGCTGCGTGCACTAATGTAAAAAAGAAAGATTCTCAAAATTCTGATCACAAAACAGGTGGTAATAATCCGTTAGTAGAAACTAAAGAACCTAAAAAACCCGAAGATATACAACAAAATTTATTGCAAAAAGAATATCAAATTGCAAGTATTACAAATCCAACTAAAACGCAAAATGAATCATTATTTTTAACTAAAATAGAAGATTTCTTTCAATATAATGATGTATCAGAGCAGGTTCTGAAATTTAAAATCGAAACTAATGCTTCTAATATTACATTTAAAAATCTAAGTTCAAATAATTATATAGATGATTATCTATCATTCGATAAAGATACATTTATTAACATTCTAAAACAAAATCAATTAGTTAATGATGAGCAAACAAAAAAATTATCTTTCAAGTTTGATTATCATAATATTCGTGAAGATTTAAATAATAAAAACAATGTAGTTATACCTATAAAAATTGAGACTCCAATTGAAGGGACTGATTCAAAGTTACAATTATATTCTGAAGTTACTATACCTTTTTATTTAAAGGGCATCAAACTATCAACTAGTGATGCCAAAAGTTATGATCAAATAAATAAATTATTTGATGAATTGAAAACATTTTTAGATACCAATCAAATTAATGTTTCACTGAAAGATAAAAATGATGCATCATTTGAAACTATTAAACAGTTTATAGATAATAAAGAAAATGCGATTTATAGTTTTCAGGATTTAAATAGAAAACAACTTGAATCTATGTTTACGTTAGACATTCCTGATTTGACTGCTTTAAAAGAAAAATACAAAAATCAAACAATCAAAATTTTTGTTAATGATGTTAGTTTTACACATTCAAAACAATTTAATCAACTTTCAGTCAAAGTAAGAGTTGCAAACGGAATCGATAATACTCTTGAAGTTAACAAAAAATTACCATTTTTAAATGTAGGTTTTGACAAAATTTTTACAATTAATTTTGACCCAGAAAATACTTTATTAAGAGATGAAAAGTTAAAAGAAAATCTTTTAGCAAAGCCAGCAAATTCTAATATCTATAATCAAAACTTTGAGGATTTAACTGATAGAGATATTACTGTTTTACCTATTAATAATGTTTTTGAATATAAAAAGGTTTCATTTCAACCAACAGATTATCGTAATGGATGGTTGACTTTTATTGCAAAATATAACAATAAATTTATAAAACTAACTAAACACATTGGTGTTGGTAAATTTGCTGAATTATTTGATACAGAATTTTTAAAAGAAAATACAAATGCATATAACTTTGAAGTTGACCATCTTACATTTGAAGATTTACCTAGAGTTAATGCATCAATATATTCAGTATATGGAAATAAACTTTTTACTGGTGGTTATGACCAAACTAGAACATTTTATACTCAAGGACTACAAACACCAATTTCAGTACATGTTGGTGAAGATTATTTGACAGAACAACATACAAAAATTCTTGCTCCATATGATGGCGAAATCGTTGCAGTTTATTATCCACATGTTAATGAACAACAAATTAAAACTGGTGCAGGAGTCGGGACAGTGATGTTAATTCGTGTTAGGTTATCTAAATTAAACTTATCACCAAAAATTTTACAAGAATACTTTGGTACATATGATTTAAGCGATAACCGATGAGTGTATATTGGATTTATTCATTTGGATGCTAATTTAACATTAAATAATAAACAATTTGATTGAACTCCAATAACACAAACTTATGGTAAAAGAACCTTTGATATTATAGAAAGTGTTAGTCCTAAAACCCCTCAAAAATTTAACAAAGGTGACACTTTAGCATTTATAGGTTCTCTCGAAACCAATGGTGGTTGAATGCCACACGTGCACGTAACAACTTACGCAAATAACACCATACTATTAAATGATAATGATTTTTCAAAAGAATTGACTAAACCGAATCTTTATGGAGATCGGGTAGAAAGTTATGATCCTACAAAAACAAATAGCAACCCAACAATTGCGAGAGTTGATGGAGTGTATATTGCTAGAGTGTCAGATTTTGTAGCAAGTAAAAAACCTATTTATAAAGTTGATCCAATCACCGGTGAGCCTACTAAAGAAACTGTTCAGGATGAAAATTTAAAATGAGTGTCAAATCCTATTCAAGCTTTTGAAATAGGCCGCGGAGTGTTTAATCCTAATATTTTATTCAAACTTAGAGGTCCACAGTCGTTTGCATTTAATTTAGAAAGCTTTTTTGTTCTTTCAAAGAAGAGCAAATAA
- a CDS encoding MAG4940 family membrane protein, whose translation MTPRKLLLVFWNQSGFLFEFFGSFTLVFFVLIWILIKFIQKPKNDKFFTTLGFTAATFLAFIIPWALSYFTSQSRATPFINPVNVILQSKLQSFNIRNSEQVAETYKGTFYLIGGQFAGGLSGFLIFSLLFYLIKRSLLKNEECKENIQTLQIWDILKVPHNINNSWWKYLIKEFVFISIFVVVVPMINYIENAEYGTNGIWKLVITLIIVWIFLFISSYFGFFAFDIVFNVIAYILFLIEVLYKWNNKNLKNIKNVIILEHIKISIVIIFTILIPFIYGTIAIEIAKSVKIRLNF comes from the coding sequence ATGACACCTCGAAAGTTGCTTCTTGTGTTTTGAAATCAAAGTGGTTTTCTGTTTGAATTTTTTGGATCATTTACTTTGGTATTTTTTGTATTAATTTGAATATTAATTAAATTCATACAAAAACCTAAAAACGATAAATTCTTTACAACGCTTGGTTTTACTGCTGCCACTTTTTTAGCGTTTATAATACCCTGAGCATTGTCTTATTTTACTTCACAAAGTAGGGCTACTCCGTTTATAAATCCAGTGAACGTGATCTTACAAAGTAAGTTACAAAGTTTTAATATTAGAAATTCCGAACAAGTTGCAGAAACATATAAAGGAACATTTTATTTAATAGGGGGCCAATTTGCTGGTGGTTTGTCTGGTTTCTTAATATTTTCTCTTTTATTTTACTTAATTAAAAGATCTTTATTAAAAAACGAGGAATGTAAGGAGAATATTCAAACTTTGCAAATATGAGATATCTTAAAAGTTCCACATAACATTAATAATTCGTGATGAAAATATCTAATTAAAGAATTTGTTTTTATATCAATTTTTGTGGTTGTGGTACCAATGATTAATTATATTGAAAACGCAGAATATGGAACTAATGGTATCTGAAAATTAGTTATAACTTTAATTATTGTTTGAATTTTTTTGTTCATTTCAAGTTATTTTGGTTTTTTTGCATTTGATATAGTTTTTAATGTCATTGCATATATACTATTTTTAATAGAAGTTTTATATAAATGAAATAATAAAAATCTTAAAAACATAAAAAATGTCATTATTTTAGAACACATTAAAATTTCAATTGTCATTATTTTTACAATTCTTATTCCGTTTATTTATGGAACTATTGCTATCGAAATAGCGAAAAGTGTAAAAATTAGGCTTAATTTTTAA
- the asnS gene encoding asparagine--tRNA ligase: MHSIKKILLKPVFYDGWKNIEIKGWISSNRGNKKIRFLEINDGSTIKNLQVVFKGDEFNFDILDQLKPGAAIVLQGSLKATPQAPQPIEMLASKLIEYKNVDEDFLIQGQEIKLETLREIPHLRAKTNVLKAVMLIRSTLAQEIHKYFAFRDFHYVTTPIITSNDGEGAGETFEVSDGNKKDPFFGKGNKSSLGVTGQLHGESFANIFKNIYTFGPTFRAERSNTKRHLAEFWMIEPEMAFFDLKQTIHFSENLLKVVIRNVINKRLDEMQFLDNLSNGTLLKKLHHFLDSQLQIIDYKDAILELQKVKNIFEAQNIEFGLDLASEHEKYLTDVLYKSPVAIINFPKDFKAFYMYQNDDLRTVAAFDLLVPGIGELIGGSQRETDYQKILNRVHELKIDQEDLQWYLDLRRFGHMKSSGFGIGFERLVMFVTGMDNIRESIPFPRTNGNIRM; encoded by the coding sequence ATGCATTCAATTAAAAAAATATTATTAAAACCGGTGTTTTATGATGGTTGAAAAAATATAGAAATTAAAGGTTGAATTTCATCGAACCGAGGAAATAAGAAGATACGTTTTTTAGAAATTAATGATGGTTCAACTATTAAAAATCTACAAGTTGTTTTTAAAGGTGATGAGTTTAATTTCGATATACTAGATCAATTAAAACCTGGAGCCGCAATAGTACTACAGGGTTCTTTAAAAGCAACCCCTCAAGCGCCACAACCTATAGAAATGTTAGCATCAAAATTAATAGAATACAAAAATGTTGATGAAGATTTTTTGATTCAAGGCCAAGAAATTAAGTTAGAAACTCTTAGAGAAATACCACATCTAAGAGCTAAAACAAATGTTTTAAAAGCAGTTATGTTAATTAGATCCACCTTGGCTCAAGAGATTCATAAATATTTTGCTTTTAGAGACTTTCATTATGTAACAACCCCTATTATTACTAGTAATGATGGTGAGGGAGCAGGGGAAACTTTTGAAGTTAGTGATGGAAATAAAAAAGATCCCTTTTTTGGTAAAGGAAATAAATCAAGTTTAGGCGTTACTGGTCAGCTTCATGGAGAAAGTTTCGCAAATATATTTAAAAATATTTATACTTTTGGGCCGACATTTCGCGCCGAAAGATCAAATACTAAACGTCATTTAGCGGAATTTTGGATGATTGAACCTGAAATGGCATTTTTTGATTTAAAACAAACTATTCACTTTTCTGAAAATCTATTAAAAGTAGTAATTCGTAACGTAATTAATAAACGTTTAGATGAAATGCAATTTTTAGATAATTTAAGCAATGGTACTTTACTCAAAAAACTTCATCATTTTTTAGATTCTCAACTACAAATAATAGATTACAAGGATGCAATTTTAGAGCTTCAAAAAGTAAAAAATATTTTTGAGGCGCAAAATATAGAATTTGGATTAGATTTAGCTAGCGAACACGAGAAATATTTAACGGATGTTTTATATAAATCTCCAGTTGCTATTATTAATTTTCCGAAGGACTTTAAAGCATTTTATATGTATCAAAACGATGATTTAAGAACGGTTGCTGCTTTCGATTTATTGGTTCCCGGAATTGGAGAACTTATCGGTGGTAGTCAAAGGGAAACTGATTATCAAAAAATTTTAAATAGAGTTCATGAATTAAAAATTGATCAAGAAGACTTACAATGATACCTTGATTTAAGAAGATTTGGACATATGAAATCTTCGGGCTTTGGAATTGGATTTGAAAGATTGGTGATGTTTGTTACAGGAATGGATAATATTCGTGAGAGTATTCCTTTCCCTAGAACTAACGGGAATATTAGAATGTAA
- the deoC gene encoding deoxyribose-phosphate aldolase: protein MNYNKMIDHTYLKPEGTEKDINKLIDEAKKYGFKTVCVNSSWVKYVSERLKNTEVGITSVVGFPLGAMITQAKAQEAKLAIDHGSDEIDMVINVGRFKQGDYEYVLNDIKKVKEACGNKILKVIIETALLTEEEIKKATEIVMKSGAEFIKTSTGFSFRGANLRDIELMKSVCGDKLLIKAAGGIGNLDDLKKMYQAGATRFGTSRSVAIVEGKETQGGY from the coding sequence ATGAACTATAATAAAATGATTGATCATACTTATTTAAAACCTGAAGGTACTGAGAAAGATATAAATAAATTGATTGATGAAGCTAAAAAATATGGATTTAAAACTGTTTGCGTAAATTCATCTTGAGTTAAATATGTATCAGAAAGATTAAAAAATACCGAAGTAGGAATTACTAGTGTTGTGGGATTTCCGTTAGGTGCGATGATTACACAAGCAAAAGCTCAAGAGGCAAAATTAGCCATTGATCATGGTTCGGATGAAATTGATATGGTAATTAATGTAGGTCGCTTTAAGCAAGGTGATTATGAATATGTTCTAAATGATATTAAAAAAGTAAAAGAAGCATGCGGAAACAAAATTTTAAAAGTTATTATTGAAACAGCTTTACTTACTGAAGAGGAAATTAAAAAAGCAACTGAAATTGTAATGAAATCGGGTGCCGAATTTATTAAAACTTCTACTGGCTTCAGTTTTAGAGGTGCAAACTTAAGAGACATTGAATTAATGAAAAGCGTTTGTGGTGATAAACTTTTAATTAAGGCCGCTGGAGGAATTGGTAATTTAGATGATTTAAAAAAAATGTATCAAGCTGGTGCAACCAGATTTGGAACCAGTAGATCTGTAGCGATTGTTGAAGGTAAAGAAACTCAAGGCGGATATTAA
- a CDS encoding thymidine phosphorylase has product MRVVDLIDKKRKNIELTDQEIEFLISGYVNGDVKDYQMSAFLMAVVFNSMNSREIATMTRIMMHSGDVIDLSSIPGIKVDKHSTGGVGDKTTLAVAPIVAAAGAPVAKMSGRGLGHTGGTIDKLESIPGFQVELDERDFINQVLKHKIALIGQSNKLVPADKKIYALRDVTATIESIPLIASSIMSKKLATGADAILLDVKCGNGAFMKDLESARHLSQTMINIGKELKVDVRVEITNMNRPIGREIGNKNEVLEAIETLKGNGPEDFKELVYSSSATILQQAKIAQNQKQAEEMVDAVIKNKQALHKFYELVKAQNGDVHALEKPGFWDPKYKIDIKANKSGYVEIFDSLTFGLVAMKLGAGRQTKDDVIDFEAGISIHKKTNEFANVNDILFTLSSSKPIDLTLIEELNKGYKINQQKVENKIILDKLQ; this is encoded by the coding sequence ATGAGAGTTGTAGATTTAATTGATAAAAAAAGAAAAAATATTGAATTAACAGATCAAGAAATAGAATTTTTAATTTCTGGTTATGTTAATGGAGATGTTAAAGATTATCAAATGAGTGCATTTTTAATGGCTGTAGTGTTTAATTCGATGAATTCGCGCGAAATTGCTACAATGACTAGAATTATGATGCATTCTGGTGATGTAATTGATTTATCAAGCATCCCTGGAATAAAAGTAGACAAGCACTCAACTGGTGGGGTTGGTGATAAAACTACTTTAGCTGTAGCACCGATTGTGGCGGCCGCAGGCGCACCTGTTGCAAAGATGAGTGGTCGTGGTTTAGGACATACAGGAGGAACTATTGATAAACTTGAGTCAATTCCCGGTTTTCAGGTTGAACTTGATGAAAGAGATTTTATCAATCAAGTTTTAAAACATAAAATCGCATTAATTGGTCAAAGTAATAAATTAGTTCCAGCCGATAAAAAAATATATGCTTTACGCGACGTGACCGCTACTATTGAATCGATTCCATTAATTGCTTCGTCTATCATGTCTAAAAAATTAGCTACCGGGGCGGATGCAATTTTATTAGACGTTAAATGTGGTAATGGTGCATTTATGAAAGATTTAGAAAGTGCAAGACATCTTTCTCAAACAATGATCAATATTGGGAAAGAATTAAAAGTTGATGTTCGTGTTGAAATTACTAATATGAATCGTCCGATTGGGCGCGAAATTGGCAATAAAAATGAGGTCTTAGAAGCCATTGAAACCCTAAAAGGTAATGGACCAGAAGATTTTAAGGAATTAGTATATTCATCTTCGGCCACCATTTTACAGCAAGCAAAAATAGCGCAAAATCAAAAACAAGCCGAAGAAATGGTGGATGCAGTTATTAAAAATAAGCAAGCTTTACATAAATTTTATGAACTAGTTAAAGCACAAAACGGAGACGTACATGCACTAGAAAAACCTGGGTTTTGAGATCCTAAATACAAAATTGATATCAAAGCAAACAAATCAGGTTATGTAGAAATTTTTGATAGTTTAACATTTGGTTTAGTAGCGATGAAATTAGGAGCAGGCAGACAAACCAAGGATGATGTGATTGATTTTGAAGCCGGAATTAGTATCCATAAAAAAACTAACGAATTTGCAAATGTCAATGATATTTTATTTACATTAAGTTCATCAAAACCAATTGATTTAACGTTAATTGAGGAACTTAATAAAGGTTATAAAATTAATCAACAAAAAGTAGAAAATAAAATAATTTTAGATAAATTACAATAG
- the deoD gene encoding purine-nucleoside phosphorylase, translating into MTPHINAKKEEIAKTVIMPGDPLRAKYIAENFLDPGFKQVNSVRNMLMFTGTYKGKPITIAGSGMGCPSIGIYSYELFKFYDVDRIIRIGSAGSYQKDLGLYEVVLATEAFADSDSFRKLALNKGGNVALPSEKLNAEIIKIAKELNIPLHLGRVHSSDVFYSIVPLEQRIAKTQALCVEMESYALFSNAEATNKQATCLLTISDNLITHQETTAHERQTAFTKMMEIALRLAR; encoded by the coding sequence ATGACACCACATATTAATGCAAAAAAAGAAGAAATCGCAAAAACAGTAATAATGCCTGGGGACCCGCTGAGAGCGAAATATATTGCTGAAAATTTTTTAGACCCTGGATTTAAACAAGTTAATTCAGTTCGTAATATGTTAATGTTTACAGGAACTTATAAAGGTAAACCAATTACAATTGCAGGGAGTGGGATGGGTTGTCCGTCAATTGGAATCTATTCTTATGAATTGTTTAAATTTTATGATGTAGATCGCATCATCAGAATTGGTTCGGCTGGTTCATATCAAAAGGATTTAGGATTATATGAAGTAGTTTTAGCAACTGAAGCATTTGCAGATAGCGATTCATTTCGTAAATTAGCTTTAAATAAAGGCGGAAATGTTGCACTTCCCTCAGAAAAATTAAATGCAGAAATTATAAAAATTGCTAAGGAATTAAACATCCCTTTACATTTAGGTAGAGTCCATTCATCTGATGTATTTTATTCTATTGTACCACTAGAACAAAGAATTGCTAAAACTCAAGCGCTTTGTGTGGAAATGGAGTCATATGCATTATTTAGTAATGCGGAAGCAACCAATAAACAAGCAACATGTTTATTAACCATTAGTGATAATTTAATTACACATCAAGAAACTACAGCACATGAAAGACAAACTGCATTTACAAAAATGATGGAAATTGCATTAAGATTAGCGAGATAA